The Erythrobacter insulae genome window below encodes:
- a CDS encoding amidohydrolase family protein: MKRLLTLAASAIALSASPLAAQDVVITNATVVTGDGSEPIENGVVVVENGRVTYAGSTGGRSFASDTVVDAKGAWVTPGIFATVTTLGLVDVGAVSESNDSRAGGAPFSASLDVAPAVNPNSQNILIHRAAGITRAATTTLPAASIFAGQGAIIDLDADGTPIVKARAFQMVDLGEGGARRAGGSRAATYTLFRASLREARALSGTGTPQTTEITVDGEVLLNRFDAEALKPVIAGTQKLFVAVERAADIRSALALKSEFPRLDMVLVGVSEGWMVANEIAAAGVPVLADPLDALPTGFDQLASTQSNVGRMKSAGVKVGLNAAGMENPRRLAQQAGNLVGLAKMPGASGLTWAEAFASISSIPAEISGMGGIAGVLKQGALGDVVIWDGDPLEVTTVPTKVYIGGVEQPLGSHQSRLKDRYRDLDESDLPKAYDW; encoded by the coding sequence ATGAAGCGCCTTCTGACACTCGCAGCAAGCGCCATCGCGCTTTCCGCTTCGCCTCTTGCGGCGCAAGATGTCGTCATCACCAACGCCACCGTTGTTACAGGCGACGGCAGCGAACCGATCGAAAACGGCGTGGTCGTGGTTGAAAATGGCCGTGTCACCTATGCCGGTTCCACGGGCGGACGATCGTTCGCATCGGACACGGTGGTGGATGCAAAAGGCGCTTGGGTAACACCCGGCATCTTCGCGACGGTCACCACGCTGGGTCTTGTCGATGTCGGCGCAGTGAGCGAATCCAATGATAGCCGCGCTGGCGGCGCTCCGTTCAGCGCATCGCTTGACGTGGCACCGGCGGTGAACCCGAATTCGCAGAACATTCTGATCCACCGCGCTGCCGGGATTACCCGCGCTGCGACCACGACGCTTCCTGCCGCTTCGATTTTTGCCGGACAAGGCGCGATCATTGATCTGGATGCCGATGGCACCCCGATTGTAAAAGCGCGTGCATTCCAGATGGTCGATCTGGGAGAAGGTGGGGCGCGCCGCGCCGGCGGCAGCCGCGCTGCGACCTACACTTTGTTCCGCGCATCCTTACGGGAGGCTCGGGCGCTTTCAGGCACCGGCACCCCGCAAACAACCGAGATCACGGTTGACGGCGAAGTGCTGCTCAACCGCTTTGATGCCGAGGCTCTGAAGCCGGTCATTGCTGGCACGCAGAAGCTGTTTGTCGCGGTTGAACGTGCCGCTGATATTCGCAGCGCCCTCGCGCTTAAATCCGAATTTCCCCGCCTCGACATGGTGCTGGTCGGCGTCAGTGAAGGCTGGATGGTCGCGAATGAAATCGCCGCTGCGGGCGTGCCGGTTCTGGCCGATCCGCTCGATGCTCTGCCAACCGGTTTTGACCAGCTTGCATCCACGCAAAGCAATGTGGGTCGCATGAAAAGTGCAGGCGTGAAAGTCGGGCTGAATGCTGCTGGCATGGAAAACCCGCGCCGCCTTGCCCAGCAGGCTGGCAACCTTGTCGGCCTTGCAAAAATGCCGGGGGCCTCGGGCCTGACCTGGGCTGAGGCTTTCGCCTCGATCAGCTCAATCCCCGCCGAAATCAGCGGCATGGGCGGTATTGCCGGTGTGCTGAAACAAGGCGCATTGGGCGATGTGGTGATCTGGGATGGCGACCCGCTCGAAGTGACGACGGTGCCGACCAAGGTGTATATCGGCGGCGTCGAACAACCACTGGGCAGCCACCAAAGCCGCCTGAAAGACCGTTA